A part of Terriglobales bacterium genomic DNA contains:
- a CDS encoding glutaredoxin family protein, protein MHKVVLYTRTGCHLCDEVKATLARLEKRARFAWKEVDVDSDPDLQQKFTDEVPVVFIDGKKAFKYRMTERDFLRVLTARKP, encoded by the coding sequence GTGCACAAAGTCGTCCTCTACACCCGCACCGGCTGCCACCTTTGCGATGAGGTCAAGGCCACGCTCGCCCGCCTGGAGAAGCGCGCTCGCTTCGCCTGGAAGGAAGTCGATGTGGATTCCGACCCCGATCTACAGCAGAAGTTCACCGACGAGGTCCCCGTGGTCTTCATTGACGGGAAGAAGGCCTTCAAGTACCGCATGACCGAGCGCGACTTCCTGCGCGTGCTTACCGCCCGCAAGCCCTGA
- a CDS encoding SDR family oxidoreductase encodes MQPLKGKAALVTGGGRRIGREIALELARAGADVAITYLTSQKQAQQTLVDLAGFGVRALALRCDVREAKSAKAAVKEVVQEFGGLDLLVNNAAVYETVTWEKMTAEQWDAMFATNTRGPFLMTQAAAAALRRRRGRVINLGSLGGLRPWPSHAHYCASKAALSMLTQVMARALAPRVAVNCVAPGMIETGDSKRQAAAHRAFMRKIAKKTPMLRAGTPAEVAAAVLFFASAPEFIIGQTLVVDGGLGLV; translated from the coding sequence ATGCAACCCTTGAAGGGCAAAGCCGCGCTGGTGACGGGTGGAGGGCGGCGCATCGGGCGGGAGATCGCACTGGAGCTGGCGCGCGCCGGCGCCGATGTCGCCATCACCTATCTCACTTCGCAGAAGCAGGCGCAGCAGACGCTGGTGGACCTAGCGGGCTTTGGGGTGCGGGCGCTGGCCCTGCGCTGCGATGTGCGCGAGGCGAAGAGCGCGAAGGCGGCGGTGAAAGAGGTGGTCCAGGAGTTCGGTGGGCTGGACCTGCTGGTGAACAATGCGGCGGTCTATGAGACGGTAACGTGGGAGAAGATGACCGCCGAGCAGTGGGACGCCATGTTCGCCACCAACACCCGCGGCCCCTTCCTGATGACGCAGGCGGCGGCCGCAGCCCTCAGGCGGCGACGGGGACGGGTGATCAACCTGGGGTCCCTCGGCGGGCTGCGTCCGTGGCCGAGCCACGCCCACTACTGCGCCTCGAAGGCTGCGCTGAGCATGCTGACGCAGGTGATGGCGCGGGCGCTGGCTCCCCGGGTGGCCGTGAACTGCGTAGCGCCGGGGATGATCGAGACCGGAGACAGCAAGCGCCAGGCGGCCGCGCATCGGGCCTTCATGCGAAAGATCGCGAAGAAGACGCCGATGCTGCGTGCGGGGACTCCGGCGGAGGTCGCCGCGGCGGTGCTGTTCTTTGCGTCAGCGCCGGAGTTCATCATTGGGCAGACCTTGGTGGTGGATGGCGGGCTGGGGCTGGTCTAA
- a CDS encoding alpha-ketoacid dehydrogenase subunit beta: MALITYIDAITTALAEEMRRDERVFIIGEDVGVMGGVFKATKGLYEEFGPDRVMDSPLAEGIIVSASIGAALAGMRPVPEIQFVDFITPAMDAITQQAAKLRYRSAGTQTCPFTLRVCYGGGVSGGLYHSQTNTTWFAHEPGLRVLAPSTPYDAKGMLKAAIRDDNPVIYFEHKKLYRSIKEEVPEEDFTVSLDKAAVRREGKDITAISYGYMMQLTLQAAEKMKEAHNVDVEVIDLRTLNPIDKDTFLESVAKTNRCVIVHEDHRTLGIGAEVSAILAEEAFDCLDAPIARVTAPDVPAIPFSHPLEKFYLPNVEKIVAALEHTLDY, encoded by the coding sequence ATGGCCCTGATCACCTACATTGACGCCATCACCACCGCCCTGGCCGAGGAGATGCGCCGCGACGAGCGCGTCTTCATCATCGGCGAGGACGTAGGCGTGATGGGCGGCGTCTTCAAAGCCACCAAGGGACTCTATGAGGAGTTCGGCCCCGACCGGGTGATGGATTCGCCGCTGGCCGAGGGCATCATCGTCAGCGCCTCCATCGGCGCGGCCCTGGCCGGCATGCGCCCCGTTCCCGAGATCCAGTTCGTGGACTTCATCACTCCGGCCATGGACGCCATCACCCAACAGGCGGCGAAACTCCGCTACCGCTCCGCCGGCACCCAGACCTGCCCCTTCACCCTGCGCGTCTGCTATGGCGGCGGGGTCTCGGGCGGCCTCTACCACTCCCAGACCAACACCACCTGGTTCGCCCACGAGCCCGGCCTGCGGGTGCTCGCCCCGTCCACGCCGTATGACGCCAAGGGCATGCTCAAGGCCGCCATCCGCGACGACAACCCGGTCATCTACTTCGAGCACAAGAAGCTCTATCGCTCGATTAAAGAAGAGGTGCCGGAGGAGGACTTCACCGTCTCCCTCGACAAGGCCGCCGTCCGCCGCGAGGGAAAAGACATCACCGCCATCTCCTACGGCTACATGATGCAGCTCACCCTCCAGGCCGCCGAGAAGATGAAGGAAGCTCACAACGTCGACGTCGAAGTCATCGACCTGCGCACCTTGAACCCCATAGACAAGGACACCTTCCTCGAGTCGGTGGCCAAGACCAACCGCTGCGTCATCGTCCACGAGGACCACCGCACGCTGGGCATCGGCGCCGAGGTCTCCGCCATCCTGGCCGAGGAGGCCTTCGACTGCCTCGACGCTCCCATCGCCCGCGTCACCGCCCCCGACGTCCCGGCGATCCCCTTCTCCCATCCGCTGGAGAAGTTCTACCTGCCCAACGTGGAAAAGATCGTCGCTGCCCTCGAGCACACGCTGGACTACTAG
- a CDS encoding thiamine pyrophosphate-dependent dehydrogenase E1 component subunit alpha, producing MATRPKERPGPAPRALKPAPQPVPDQKSTTANQGNGTAPLSQELLLKLYSYMVKCRMVEEKARILFKQGRFSGNYYAAVGQEATEVGCTIELEPGDTIAPSHRDFISNIMKGTPLNLMYAQLYARKTSPDQGRSSPAHCGYAPGNIITPASTIAAQLNIGTGVALAYKMQKKPNIVVALSGDGSTSLGFWHEALNFAGVQKLPIVYVIQNNLWAESVSTSLQTAVKDLSVKAQAYGFPGITVDGNDVIAVYRVAREAIARARSGGGPTLIECKTYRWYGHSEIDPAKYRSSEELEAWKAKDPIPAMERYLTGQGMWKDSWKKELTDQFTKEIDEAVEFAEKSPLPEPAECLDHVYSFSIRERELNRKTWTASVASPAGGGGKK from the coding sequence ATGGCCACGAGACCTAAAGAGCGCCCCGGGCCAGCCCCCAGGGCACTCAAACCAGCCCCACAACCCGTCCCTGACCAGAAATCCACCACCGCTAACCAGGGTAACGGCACGGCTCCGCTGAGCCAGGAGCTGCTGCTCAAGCTCTATTCCTACATGGTCAAGTGCCGCATGGTGGAGGAGAAGGCCCGCATCCTGTTCAAGCAGGGCCGCTTCTCCGGCAACTACTACGCCGCGGTCGGCCAGGAAGCCACCGAGGTGGGCTGCACCATCGAGCTCGAGCCCGGCGACACCATCGCCCCCTCCCATCGTGACTTCATCAGCAACATCATGAAGGGGACGCCGCTCAACCTGATGTACGCCCAGCTCTACGCCCGCAAGACCAGTCCCGATCAGGGACGCTCCTCCCCGGCGCACTGCGGCTACGCCCCCGGCAACATCATCACTCCGGCCTCCACCATCGCCGCCCAGCTCAACATCGGGACCGGCGTGGCCCTGGCCTACAAGATGCAGAAGAAGCCCAACATCGTGGTGGCGCTCTCCGGCGACGGCTCCACCAGCCTGGGTTTCTGGCATGAAGCCCTGAACTTCGCCGGGGTCCAGAAACTGCCCATCGTTTATGTCATTCAGAACAACCTCTGGGCGGAATCGGTCAGCACCAGCCTGCAGACGGCGGTCAAGGATTTGAGCGTGAAGGCCCAGGCCTATGGCTTCCCCGGCATCACCGTGGACGGCAACGACGTGATTGCGGTCTATCGCGTGGCGCGCGAGGCCATTGCCCGCGCCCGCTCTGGCGGCGGTCCCACCCTCATCGAGTGCAAGACCTACCGCTGGTACGGCCACTCCGAGATCGATCCCGCCAAGTACCGGTCGTCGGAGGAGTTGGAGGCCTGGAAGGCCAAAGACCCCATTCCGGCCATGGAGCGCTACCTGACCGGGCAGGGCATGTGGAAAGACTCCTGGAAGAAAGAGCTTACGGACCAGTTCACCAAGGAGATCGACGAGGCGGTCGAGTTCGCCGAGAAGTCTCCGCTGCCCGAGCCAGCCGAGTGCCTGGACCACGTGTACTCGTTCAGCATCCGCGAGCGCGAGCTAAACCGCAAGACCTGGACCGCCAGCGTCGCCTCCCCCGCCGGAGGAGGCGGCAAGAAGTGA
- a CDS encoding TlyA family RNA methyltransferase produces the protein MKKLRLDRLLVERGLAASRERAQALILAGKVLVDEQKVEKAGASVGAEAKLRMLGEDLKYVSRGGVKLEAALEHWRVEVTDRVCLDVGASTGGFTDCLLQRGAGRVIAVDTGYGQMDSRLRSHPRVRLLERTNARYLKPEDVGERVEMAVMDVAFISATLVLPAVVRSCIAAWERGRDARATPGGKPALLELVVLVKPQFEVGREKVGKGGIVRDADDQQAAVEKVRRTVEALGGTEIEVMESPITGAEGNREFLLHARFHESRGK, from the coding sequence ATGAAGAAGCTGCGGCTGGACCGATTGTTGGTGGAGCGCGGGCTGGCGGCGTCGCGGGAGCGCGCTCAGGCGCTGATCCTCGCCGGGAAAGTGCTGGTGGACGAGCAGAAGGTGGAGAAGGCGGGGGCGAGCGTGGGCGCGGAGGCGAAGCTCCGGATGCTGGGCGAAGACTTGAAGTACGTGAGCCGCGGCGGCGTGAAGCTGGAAGCGGCGCTGGAGCACTGGAGGGTCGAGGTCACCGACCGCGTCTGCCTGGACGTGGGCGCCTCCACCGGCGGTTTCACCGACTGCCTGCTGCAGCGCGGCGCCGGACGCGTGATCGCGGTGGATACAGGCTACGGTCAGATGGACTCGCGGCTGCGCTCCCATCCCCGGGTGCGGCTGCTGGAGCGCACCAATGCCCGCTATTTGAAGCCCGAAGACGTGGGCGAGCGAGTAGAAATGGCGGTCATGGACGTCGCTTTTATCTCTGCTACACTCGTGCTCCCCGCGGTGGTGAGGAGCTGCATCGCAGCTTGGGAACGCGGACGGGACGCCCGCGCGACACCCGGCGGGAAGCCGGCGCTACTCGAGCTCGTGGTGCTGGTGAAACCTCAGTTCGAGGTGGGGCGGGAAAAGGTGGGCAAGGGCGGGATCGTGCGCGATGCGGACGACCAGCAGGCGGCGGTCGAGAAGGTCCGCAGGACAGTGGAGGCGCTGGGCGGGACGGAAATCGAGGTGATGGAATCGCCCATCACCGGCGCCGAGGGGAACCGAGAGTTCCTGTTGCACGCAAGGTTCCATGAGTCCAGAGGGAAGTGA
- a CDS encoding NAD(+)/NADH kinase, translating into MVKSVGIISKPAKPEIKEIASGLVQWLEAHGYKVFVDKETAACAPGSEVSEREQMAARKPEFVVVLGGDGTILSAARVLAGAGIPILGVNLGSLGFLTEVTLAELYPTLEAMEKNQCATESRSMMHCQLERGGKCVASYDALNDAVVSKNALARIADFEVQVDGAVVSSYKADGLILATPTGSTAYSLAAGGPVLAPDVAAFVITPISSHALTNRPLVVRDSAEIVVVVKSIQEKAYLTVDGQVGMPVHDGDRLVCRKSQQAVKLLRQPKRTFFDVLRGKLKWGER; encoded by the coding sequence ATGGTGAAGTCGGTCGGAATCATCTCGAAGCCCGCGAAGCCGGAGATCAAGGAGATCGCCAGCGGGCTGGTGCAGTGGCTGGAGGCGCACGGTTACAAGGTCTTTGTGGACAAGGAGACCGCGGCCTGCGCTCCCGGCAGCGAGGTGTCGGAGCGCGAACAGATGGCCGCGCGCAAGCCGGAGTTTGTGGTGGTGCTGGGGGGGGACGGCACCATTCTGTCGGCGGCGCGGGTGCTGGCCGGGGCCGGCATCCCCATCCTGGGCGTGAACCTGGGCTCGCTGGGATTCCTGACCGAGGTGACGCTGGCCGAGCTCTATCCCACGCTCGAGGCCATGGAGAAGAACCAGTGCGCGACGGAGTCGCGCTCCATGATGCACTGCCAGCTGGAGCGGGGCGGCAAATGCGTGGCCAGCTATGATGCCCTGAACGACGCGGTGGTGAGCAAGAACGCCCTGGCGCGGATCGCCGACTTCGAGGTGCAGGTGGACGGGGCGGTCGTCTCCAGCTACAAGGCGGACGGGCTCATCCTGGCGACGCCGACCGGCTCCACCGCCTACTCGCTGGCCGCCGGAGGGCCCGTGCTGGCGCCGGACGTGGCTGCTTTCGTCATCACCCCCATCTCCTCCCACGCCCTCACCAACCGGCCGCTGGTGGTGCGCGACTCGGCGGAGATCGTGGTGGTGGTCAAGAGCATCCAGGAAAAGGCCTACCTGACCGTGGATGGACAGGTGGGCATGCCCGTCCACGACGGCGACCGGCTGGTTTGCCGCAAGTCGCAGCAGGCGGTGAAGCTGCTGCGCCAGCCCAAGCGCACGTTCTTCGATGTGCTGCGAGGGAAACTGAAGTGGGGAGAGAGATGA
- a CDS encoding amidohydrolase, translating to MRTEQFSKNVGRGWPRPLLLLAGMLAALAGTAAGQTKPAADLVIIHAKVWTVDKSRPRAEAEAVAILGERIVAVGTSAEVAVWQGPQTRVIDAGGKLLLPGFNDAHVHFVSGGMQLDNVDLKDADTPEELARRVGERAKVTPKGEWIQGGDWDHERWTPAELPTRQLIDAVTPTTPVFINRYDGHMALANSVALRMAHVTAQTPDPPGGTIVRDTQGNPTGVLKDAAMDYVYKVIPPLTPERRMQVVRRALAHAASLGVTSVQDMNPEYADIAVYSELTEKGELTARIYAAPLETQWNDQAKLGLRRAFGSSYLRMGAVKGYADGSLGSTTAYFFEPYDDAPKSRGLLSSEMRPLAAMRGRMMKADEAGLQLCIHAIGDQGISMILDLFQDVVQAHGERDRRFRIEHAQHMATKDFERFAKLGVIASMQPYHAIDDGRWAEKRIGPERIKTTYAFRTFLDHSVRLAFGTDWNVAPLNPMLGLYAAATRATLDGKNPQGWVPEQKITVAEAVEAYTLGSAYAEFQEKEKGSITPGKLADMVLLSDDIFRIPPEAIKDVKVELTLVGGRVVFERQAAKP from the coding sequence ATGAGAACTGAACAATTTTCCAAGAACGTGGGGCGGGGCTGGCCGCGACCGCTTCTGCTGCTGGCAGGGATGCTGGCGGCGCTCGCGGGAACGGCCGCCGGGCAGACCAAGCCGGCGGCGGACCTGGTCATCATCCACGCCAAGGTCTGGACGGTGGACAAGAGCCGGCCGAGGGCGGAGGCCGAGGCGGTCGCTATTCTTGGCGAGCGCATCGTGGCCGTGGGCACGAGCGCCGAAGTCGCCGTCTGGCAGGGCCCCCAGACGCGGGTGATCGATGCCGGCGGGAAACTTCTGCTGCCGGGATTCAACGACGCTCATGTCCACTTTGTCAGCGGCGGGATGCAACTCGACAACGTGGACCTGAAGGACGCGGACACGCCCGAAGAACTGGCCCGCCGCGTCGGCGAGCGCGCCAAGGTCACGCCCAAGGGAGAGTGGATCCAGGGCGGCGACTGGGACCACGAGCGCTGGACCCCGGCGGAGTTGCCCACACGGCAGCTGATCGATGCCGTCACGCCCACCACGCCGGTCTTCATCAACCGCTACGATGGGCACATGGCGCTAGCCAACTCCGTGGCCCTGCGCATGGCGCACGTGACGGCGCAGACGCCCGATCCGCCCGGCGGCACCATCGTCCGCGACACCCAGGGGAATCCCACCGGCGTGCTCAAAGACGCGGCCATGGACTACGTGTACAAGGTCATCCCGCCGCTCACGCCGGAGCGCCGGATGCAGGTGGTGAGACGGGCGCTGGCGCATGCGGCGTCGCTGGGCGTGACCAGCGTGCAGGACATGAACCCGGAGTACGCCGACATCGCCGTGTACAGCGAGCTGACGGAGAAGGGCGAGCTGACCGCGCGCATCTACGCCGCCCCGCTCGAGACCCAGTGGAACGACCAGGCCAAGCTCGGCCTGCGGCGCGCCTTCGGTTCGTCCTATCTGCGGATGGGAGCGGTCAAGGGATACGCCGACGGGTCATTGGGCTCGACCACCGCCTACTTCTTCGAGCCCTATGACGATGCTCCCAAGAGCCGCGGGTTGCTCTCAAGCGAGATGCGTCCCCTGGCCGCGATGCGCGGACGGATGATGAAGGCGGACGAAGCGGGCTTGCAGCTCTGCATCCACGCCATCGGCGACCAGGGCATCTCGATGATCCTCGACCTGTTTCAGGACGTGGTGCAGGCGCACGGGGAGCGCGACCGGCGCTTCCGCATCGAGCACGCCCAGCACATGGCAACCAAGGATTTCGAGCGCTTCGCCAAGCTGGGCGTGATCGCTTCCATGCAGCCGTACCACGCCATTGACGATGGCCGTTGGGCCGAAAAGCGCATCGGCCCGGAGCGCATCAAGACCACCTACGCCTTCCGCACGTTCTTAGACCACAGCGTGCGGCTGGCCTTCGGGACGGACTGGAACGTGGCGCCGCTCAATCCCATGTTGGGCCTCTATGCTGCGGCCACCCGCGCCACGCTCGACGGCAAGAATCCGCAGGGCTGGGTGCCGGAGCAAAAGATCACAGTCGCTGAGGCGGTCGAGGCCTACACCCTGGGCTCCGCCTACGCCGAGTTCCAGGAGAAGGAAAAAGGTTCCATCACGCCCGGCAAGCTGGCGGATATGGTGCTTCTGAGCGACGACATCTTCCGGATCCCTCCCGAGGCAATCAAGGATGTGAAGGTGGAACTGACCCTGGTGGGCGGGCGCGTGGTCTTCGAGCGCCAGGCCGCCAAACCCTAG
- the lysA gene encoding diaminopimelate decarboxylase, translating into MTQSLPFHYRRSALHCEQVPLARLAHRFGTPLYVYSRTAIVERYRAFDRAVRSQPHTLCYSVKANSNLSLLQLLAGEGAGFDVVSGGELERVFAAAPRAARRTVFSGVGKTTAEMDLALRAGILLFNVESEAELELLAARATRLRKKARVALRVNPDVRAETHPYIATGQRQHKFGVPMIQARALYRRAAQEKYLEVAGVSVHIGSQILRLAPFSTAMRRVAALVRSLRADGHHIRYVDSGGGLGIEYRHSHVDAGASPALPAYARAILGPLRGLNVHLLLEPGRALVGPAGLLLARVLYRKSSGRRRFLVLDAAMNDLMRPALYGAYHEIVPAVLASPSRNEKRATRSFDVVGPICETGDIFARNRQLSPLQEGDLVALLDAGAYGMSLASNYNSRPRPAEVLVSGRSARLIRRRETARDLMRPELASHPNR; encoded by the coding sequence ATGACTCAATCTCTTCCCTTCCACTATCGCCGCTCCGCTCTGCACTGCGAGCAGGTCCCGCTCGCGCGTCTGGCCCACCGTTTTGGCACCCCCCTCTACGTCTACTCCCGCACGGCCATCGTCGAGCGCTACCGCGCCTTCGACCGCGCCGTCCGCTCCCAGCCCCACACCCTCTGTTATTCGGTGAAGGCCAACTCGAATCTCTCGCTGCTGCAGCTGCTGGCCGGGGAGGGCGCGGGATTCGATGTGGTCTCCGGAGGCGAGTTGGAGCGCGTGTTCGCGGCCGCGCCCCGCGCCGCCCGCCGCACCGTCTTTTCCGGCGTGGGCAAGACCACCGCCGAGATGGACCTCGCCCTGCGCGCCGGCATCCTGCTCTTTAATGTGGAGAGCGAAGCTGAACTGGAGCTCCTGGCTGCGCGCGCCACCCGCCTGCGAAAAAAGGCCCGCGTGGCGCTGCGCGTCAACCCGGACGTCAGGGCGGAGACCCATCCCTACATCGCCACCGGCCAGCGCCAGCACAAGTTCGGCGTGCCGATGATCCAGGCGCGGGCCCTCTACCGCCGCGCCGCCCAGGAAAAATATCTGGAGGTTGCCGGAGTCAGCGTCCACATCGGCTCCCAGATCCTCCGGCTCGCGCCCTTCTCCACGGCCATGCGCCGTGTGGCCGCCCTGGTCCGCTCCCTGCGCGCCGACGGCCACCACATCCGCTACGTGGACTCGGGCGGCGGGCTGGGCATCGAATACCGCCACTCCCATGTGGATGCGGGTGCCTCGCCCGCGCTCCCGGCCTACGCCCGCGCGATTCTCGGGCCACTCCGAGGCCTCAATGTCCACCTGCTGCTCGAACCGGGCCGTGCGCTGGTGGGCCCCGCCGGCCTGCTGCTCGCTCGCGTCCTGTACCGCAAGTCGAGCGGCCGCCGCCGCTTCCTGGTCCTCGACGCCGCCATGAACGACCTGATGCGCCCCGCCCTCTACGGCGCTTACCACGAGATTGTGCCGGCAGTGCTTGCCTCGCCCTCGAGAAACGAGAAACGCGCAACGAGAAGCTTCGACGTCGTCGGCCCCATCTGCGAAACCGGGGACATCTTCGCCCGAAACCGCCAGCTTTCCCCGCTCCAGGAAGGCGACCTGGTCGCCCTGCTCGACGCCGGCGCCTACGGCATGTCGCTGGCTTCGAACTACAACTCCCGCCCGCGTCCGGCGGAGGTCTTGGTCTCCGGCCGCTCCGCCCGCCTCATCCGCCGCCGCGAGACTGCGCGTGACCTGATGCGCCCGGAGCTAGCCTCCCATCCAAACCGCTAG
- a CDS encoding SpoIIE family protein phosphatase, translated as MSNVEAFLLEVVEITNATLDLDTLLAGIAQATRRVIDYEIFSILLLNEKTQELRMRFEIGHSQEVAERLRIKVGKGITGQAVERREAMLVNDVSKEPNYVNAHASVRSELAVPMIVKKRVVGVLDLQSRELGYFTEEHRRVLTLLAARIASGIENARLYTRVARQAQTLSVLNEISRELTSILDLDTLLARIGELLHQLIDYHMFGILLVDDAGKNLVHRFAVRFDKNVQIKDVMPIGAGLVGYAAQHKEAVLVPDVSKDPRYVMLNPESRSELCVPMILKDRVIGVLDVEHTKRGYFTEFHKLTLTTLAAQVAVAIENARLYQRISQQEQRLERDLARAREIQLHLLPPCCPVLKNAQIAARYAPALAIGGDLYDFLNYSGDVIGIAVGDVSGKGAPAALFAALASGMLRSTGASEPSAAEMLSALNLALAERSLEAHFVCLLYALWDDEQHTMQVANSGFPRPLFCHDGAITVVEALGLPLGLFDDAQYDELTMSAAPGDVFVFFSDGILDAAGPDGEQFGRARLERLVAQTWAASAEEIADSIITAVNQHSVGADPFDDQTVVVLKVTH; from the coding sequence TTGTCGAACGTCGAGGCCTTCCTGCTCGAGGTGGTCGAGATCACCAACGCCACGCTCGACCTCGACACCCTGCTGGCCGGCATCGCCCAGGCCACCCGCCGAGTCATCGACTACGAGATCTTCTCCATCCTTCTTTTGAACGAAAAGACCCAGGAACTGCGCATGCGCTTCGAGATCGGCCATTCGCAGGAGGTCGCCGAGCGCCTGCGCATCAAGGTGGGAAAAGGCATCACCGGGCAGGCGGTGGAGCGCCGCGAGGCGATGCTGGTGAACGACGTCAGCAAGGAGCCCAACTACGTCAACGCGCATGCCTCGGTGCGCTCCGAGCTGGCCGTGCCCATGATCGTGAAGAAGCGGGTCGTCGGCGTACTCGATCTGCAATCGCGCGAGCTCGGCTACTTCACCGAGGAGCACCGCCGGGTGCTCACGCTGCTGGCCGCGCGCATCGCCTCCGGCATCGAGAACGCCCGGCTGTACACCCGGGTCGCGCGCCAGGCGCAAACGCTCTCCGTGCTCAACGAGATCAGCCGCGAACTCACCTCCATCCTCGACCTGGACACCCTGCTGGCGCGCATCGGCGAGCTGCTCCACCAGCTCATCGACTACCACATGTTCGGCATCCTGCTGGTGGACGACGCCGGCAAGAACCTGGTGCACCGCTTCGCCGTGCGCTTCGACAAGAACGTGCAGATCAAGGACGTCATGCCCATCGGCGCCGGCCTGGTGGGCTACGCCGCTCAGCACAAGGAGGCGGTGCTGGTTCCCGACGTGTCCAAGGACCCTCGCTACGTGATGCTCAACCCCGAGTCGCGCTCCGAGCTCTGCGTCCCCATGATCCTGAAGGACCGAGTCATCGGCGTGCTCGATGTGGAGCACACCAAGCGCGGCTACTTCACCGAGTTTCACAAGCTTACCCTCACCACCCTGGCCGCGCAGGTGGCCGTGGCCATCGAGAACGCGCGCCTCTACCAGCGCATCAGCCAGCAGGAGCAGCGCCTGGAGCGCGACCTGGCCCGCGCCCGCGAGATCCAGTTACACCTGCTGCCGCCCTGCTGCCCCGTCCTGAAGAACGCGCAGATCGCCGCGCGCTACGCCCCCGCGCTGGCCATCGGAGGCGACCTCTACGACTTCCTCAACTACTCGGGGGACGTGATCGGGATCGCCGTGGGCGACGTCAGCGGTAAAGGCGCCCCGGCGGCGCTGTTTGCCGCGCTGGCCAGCGGCATGTTGCGCTCCACCGGGGCCAGCGAACCCTCGGCCGCCGAGATGCTCTCCGCCCTCAACCTGGCCCTGGCCGAGCGCAGCCTGGAAGCCCACTTCGTCTGCCTGCTTTACGCCCTGTGGGACGACGAGCAGCACACCATGCAGGTGGCCAACTCCGGCTTCCCGCGGCCCCTCTTCTGCCACGACGGCGCCATTACCGTGGTCGAGGCCCTGGGGCTGCCCCTGGGATTGTTCGACGACGCTCAGTACGACGAGCTCACCATGTCCGCCGCCCCCGGCGACGTCTTCGTGTTCTTCAGCGATGGCATCCTCGACGCCGCTGGCCCCGACGGCGAGCAGTTCGGACGCGCCCGCCTGGAGCGCCTGGTGGCCCAGACCTGGGCCGCTTCCGCCGAGGAGATCGCCGACTCCATCATCACCGCGGTCAATCAGCACTCCGTCGGCGCCGATCCCTTCGACGACCAGACCGTGGTCGTGCTGAAAGTCACCCATTGA